TAAGATTATATAATAATCAACTAAATATTCAATTAGTTGCACCTACAGGAAAGGCAGCTGTTAGATTAACGGAATCTATTAATTTATATTTTGATAAAAATAAATATAAAAAGAAATCTTTTAAAGCTAAAACTATTCATCGTTTATTAGGATTTCAAAAAAATAATCAATCTTTTTTATATAATAAAAATAATAAATTAATTTTAGATGTATTAATTATTGATGAATCTTCAATGATAGATTTATCAGTAATGGCTAAATTAATTGAATCTATACCTAATCATGCTTATGTAATTTTTTTAGGAGATCCTAATCAATTATTTTCAGTAGGACCAGGATCAATTTTAGATAATTTGTCTTACTTTTCAAATATTGGATATAGTCAAAAGAAAATAAAACAATTTAAAAAACTTAGTGGATTAGATTTATCTTACTTACAATCAAACTGTAAGTATAAAATTAAAGATAGTATATGTTTATTAAAAGAAAATTATCGTTTTAAAAAAAAATCTAAAATTTATGAGTTAGCTAATTTAGTTAAAGAAAAAAAAATTAAAGAAATTAAAAAATTTTTATTTATTAAAAATAATGAAGTTAAATTTTATTCAATTTGTTCTTTTAAAACATATAAGGATTTTATTTTAGAAATTATAAAACCATATTTAAAATATTTTAAAATGATTAAAAAAACGAATATTAATTATAAATTAATATTATCTTATTTTAATCAATATCGTATTCTTACACCCATTAAAACTGGACCATTTGGTGTAAAAAAACTAAACTTTTATTTAGAAAAAATACTTTCTGATCAAAATTTAATAAAATATAAGACAAATAATATAATGTATAATTATTATGAAGGTTGTCCTATTATGATTAAAAAAAATGATTATAATTTAAAATTGTTTAATGGAGATTTAGGTATTGTTTTAAATGATAATGAGAATGGATTAAAAGCATATTTCATGTCCCATAAAAATCATTTAAGAAAAATTGCTTTAAATTTGTTACCTGAACATGAAACTAGTTTTGTAATGACAATACATAAGTCACAGGGTTCAGAATTTAAAAAAATTACTTTAATTATCCCACCTAGTATAAAAGAATTTTCTGATAAGAACTTAATTTATACTGCTATTACAAGAGCTAAAGATAAGTTAAATATATTTTCAGATATTAATGTTTTTATTCAAGGTATTTTAAAAAATACAAAAAGAAATAGTGGATTAATTGATAAATTAATATCAAAATATAAGAGATTGATTTAAAAAAATATTTAATAATTTATTATTCTAATAAATTCATTGTTGTTATATGAAATCCTCCATCAACGTGTATAATTTCTCCAGTGATACCTTTAGACAGATCAGAACATAAAAATGTAGCACAATTACCTATATCTTCAGAATTAATTATAATTTTTAAAGGTGTAACATTTTTATAAAACGATAACATTTTTCTAAAATTTTTAATACGAGAAGAAGCTAGTGTTTTAATTGGTCCTGAAGAAATACCATTTACTCTAATATTTTTTTCTCCCATATAATTTGCCATGTATTTTACATTTGCTTCTAGGGATGCTTTGGCAGGTCCCATAACATTATAATTTGGTACTACTCTTTCTGCACCTAAATATGTCAATGTTACTATTGAAGAATAAGGATTTAACATATTTCTACAAAATTTTGCAAGTGCTACAAGACTATATGAACTAATAGAATGAGAAATTATAAATCCTTTTCTTGTTACCGTATTAATATAATCATCTTTTAATTCTTCTGTTGGTGCATATGCAATTGAATGAATAAAACCATCAAAAGTCTTCCATTTTTTTTTTAATTGGATAAACAAATTTTGAATACTTTCATCTGAAGAAACATCACATGGTAAGACAATATCAGAATTAAAATCTTGAGCTATTTTTAAAATTTTATTTTTTATTTTTTCATTTTGGTATGTAAATGCTAATTTTGCACCATACTTATATAGGCAATTTGCAATTCCAAATGAAATAGAATATTTATTACTTAATCCAGTAATTAAAATTTTTTTTTTATTTACTATATTCATATATTTCCCTTGATAGCTATATAACTAATATATGTTAATATATAATGTATATTTTTGATATAATATTTTAAATATGAGTAACTTTATATTAGTTTTTGATTTGAAACAACATTTATTTAGAATTTTTATAATTTTATATTTTGATTACATAATAATAATTTATATTTGAGAAATTAATTATAATGGACATTAATATACTTAATAAAAAAATTAAATCTTTATTTAAAAAAATTATTTTACTAAAAAATTTACTTTGACTATGAAAATAAAAAAGAACAATTGAAATTAATTAACCTAGAATTGGAAAAACATTGTAATTGGAATAAAGTTTCTTCTTTAAAAAAGAAGTTTATTTCTTTAAATCATATTATTCAACCTATTCAGAATTTTATTAATGATTTAAATGATATTAAAGAGCTACTAAATATTAGTATTCAAAATTCTGATTATAATTTTTTAAATGAAATATATTTAGAGTTAAAAAAATATAAAAAAAAATTAAAAGAAATAGAGACGAAAATTTTTTTTCCAAATAAAGTTGATTCTTTAAATTGTTATTTAGATTTACAATCTGGATCTGGAGGGTTTGATGCACAAGATTGGAGTCATATGTTATTAAAAATGTATTTACGTTGGGGTTATTTAAAAGGTTTTAAAACAGACATCACTCATATCAATGCAGGAGATTTTTGTGGGTTAAAATCAGCTACTATAAAAATATTGGGTAAATATGCTTATGGATGGTTTAGAACAGAAACTGGAGTACATAGATTAGTAAGAAAAAGTAAATTTGATTATGGTAATAAGCGTCATACTTCTTTTAGTTCTGTATTTGTTTATCCAGAAATCAGTGATAATATAAAAATTGATATTAATAATTCTGATTTAAGAATTGATGTCTATAGATCTTCAGGTTCTGGAGGGCAACATGTGAATACTACTGAATCTGCTGTACGTATCATTCATATTCCTACTGGAATAATATCACAATGTCAAAATGAAAGATCTCAACATAAAAATAAAAAATATGCGTTAAAACAATTAAGATCAAAATTGTATAAATTAGAATTAGAAAAAAAACAACAGATCAAAAAAAAAATTGAAAGTAATAAATCTAATATTACATGGGGATATCAAATTCGTTCATATATATTAGATGATTCTAGAATTAAAGATTTACGTACTGGTTTAGAAACTAGAGACGTGCAATCTATTTTAGATGGAAACTTAGATTTTTTTATAGAAAATAATTTGAGATTAGGTCTATAAATAAGTAGGTTAAAATGTTAAAAAAAAAAAATGGTCAACAAATTTTGGATAAAAAGAATAAAAATAAAAAAAATCAGAAAATAAGTAAAAATGGTATTTTTTTATATCCAGATAATTTTTATAAAGAAGATTTATCTAGTACACTACATTCAAAATATAGTTATAAGACTGCCCAAGAACTTGTTAATTTAAATGTAAATGTTAGTTTTGCTGGACGTATAATGAGTCGTAGAATTATGGGTAAGGCATCTTTTGCACATATTCAAGATTATGAAGGACAGATTCAGATTTATGTTACACAAAATAATATTTCAGATTCATTATACAATGATCATTTTAAATCTTGGAATATAGGAGATATTATCGGAGTTAAAGGTATTTTATTTAAAACAAAGAGAGGTGAGTTAACAATAAATTGTTATGAAGTTTTGTTATTATCAAAAGTATTAAAGTCTTTTCCTGATAAATTTCATGGATTAGTAAATAAAGAAATTAGGTATAGAAAACGTTATCTTGATTTAATTTCAAATTCTCGAACTCGTAAAACTTTTTTAACTCGTTCAAAAATTATTTCTTGTATACGTGATTTTATGATTAAAAAAAATTTTTTAGAAGTTGAAACGCCTATGATGCAAAATATTCCCGGTGGTGCTTTAGCTAAACCTTTTATAACTCATCATAATTCATTAAATATGAAAATGTATTTGAGAATATCTCCAGAGTTATATTTAAAACGTTTAATCGTTGGGGGGTTTGAAAAAATTTTTGAAATTAATAAAAATTTTCGTAATGAAGGATTATCTTCATATCATAATCCTGAATTTACTATGATGGAACTTTATATGGCTTATTCTAATTATAAGGATCTTATGATTCTTATTAAAGAATTATTTTGTGATGTTACTAATAAAATTTTTGGTTCTCCAATTATTAAATGTGGTTGCCAAGAATTAGATTTTTCAAAATCATTTTTTTCTATGACTATGATAGAATCTATTTTAAAATATATTCCAAATATTAATTCTAATGACTTAAAATCATTACCAAGATTAAAAAAAATAGCACAGAAATTAGATATTAAAATAGAAAAAAAATGGGGAATAGGAAAAATACAATTTGAAATTTTTGAAAAGATAGTGCCAAAAAATTTAATACAACCTACTTTCATTACAGAGTATCCAATTGAAGTTTCTCCTTTAGCTCGTTCTAATGATTTAAATTCATCAATTACTGATAGATTTGAATTATATATTAATGGATGTGAGATTGGAAATGGATTTTCTGAGTTAAGTGATCCTATAGAACAAAAAAATCGTTTTTTAAATCAAATTCAAAATAAAGATATAAAAAAAAGTTCAGTAAATTTTTTTGATAAAGATTATATTACTGCATTAAAATATGGATTACCTCCTACTGCTGGATTGGGAATCGGAATTGATCGTGTTGTTATGCTTTTAACAAATCATGATAATATTAAAGATGTAATTTTATTTCCAACTTTTAAAAAAGATACTTAATTAATATTAGATAGGAAAACTTTTTTTTTAGAATCATTTATTATTTTTTATTTAGCATTTTAAATGCTAATTTTTGCAACGTTTATCATTAATCATTTATTTTTCTATTTAATTTATTTACAAAAAATAAATTTAGGGTTTTTTAATGAAATTTTTTAAATTAAAAAAAAAGATAAAAATAATTGAATTATTAACTTATCTTATTATTCTAAGTAATTGTAAAATGGTATTAATGAATCCAAAAGGGTTAATTAGTTCTGAACAAAAAGAAATTATAATATTTTCATTATTTTTATTATTGCTTATAATCATTCCTGTAATATTAATGACTATTATTTTTTCTATAAAATATAATGAAAATAATAAAAAATCTATTTATAAACCAGATTGGGATTATTCTGCTAAAATTGAAATAATTTGTTGGGTTATTCCTGTTATTATAATCAGTCTTTTATCTTTTATTGCTTGGAAAAGTACACATAAATTAGATCCATATATTGAGTTAAATAATATTAAATCAAAAAATAATCCAATAACAATTCAAGTCATTTCATCTGATTGGAAATGGATTTTTATCTATCCAGAATACAATATTGCAACTATTAATGAAATATCGTTTCCAGTTGATGTTCCTATTAATTTTCGTATTACTTCTGCTTCTGTTATGAATTCTTTTTTTATTCCTGCGTTAGGTGGACAAATTTATTCTATGGCTGGAATGCAAACAAAATTGCATTTAATGGCTGATACAATTGGTGTTTATAAAGGATTTTCTTCTAGTTACAGTGGGCATGGTTTTTCAAATATGAAATTTAAAGTGATAGTTTGTAATAATGAAGATTATTATAAATGGATTAAAAATGTGCAGCATTCTTCAAGAAAAATTGATAAGATGGAATCTTTTAATAAGATACTAAAGGAAAATAATCATAATTATTATACAATGCATTTTTCATATTTTAGCCCTAATATTTATAAAGATTTAATATTAAGTTTTGCACATCATCATCATAAAAAAGATAATCAAATTAAAAATAATAATCATTAACAGATTAAGGAGAAAATATGTGGGGAAAATTAACATTAGATGCTATTCCTTTCAATGAACCAATTATTATTTATACTTTAATTTGTATTATGTTTTTTGGATTATGTTTGTGTATTTATCTTACTTATTTTTCAAAATGGAAATGGTTATGGAATAACTGGTTAACAAGTTTGGATCATAAAAAAATAGGAATAATGTATATCATTGTTTCTATTTTAATGTTAATTCGTGGTTTTGCAGATGCTCTGATGATGAGAGGACAACAATTTT
The window above is part of the Arsenophonus sp. genome. Proteins encoded here:
- the recD gene encoding exodeoxyribonuclease V subunit alpha → MKKLLKSAIDLNLFTNTDVYLSLLLSEKNNLLLIVIFSLLSAQIRLGHVCLSFDLLHDPNNFFHDSNQINFAFFLWKKAKLFDFHLIYNEIYKSYSISFNKDQIKPLFFEKNKLYFYNMWLNEEIIVNFFYKNKKKKINEKKLVKILNFVFPKKNILDWQKIAVLTAITNKISIIIGEAGTGKTTIIARFLLILLRLYNNQLNIQLVAPTGKAAVRLTESINLYFDKNKYKKKSFKAKTIHRLLGFQKNNQSFLYNKNNKLILDVLIIDESSMIDLSVMAKLIESIPNHAYVIFLGDPNQLFSVGPGSILDNLSYFSNIGYSQKKIKQFKKLSGLDLSYLQSNCKYKIKDSICLLKENYRFKKKSKIYELANLVKEKKIKEIKKFLFIKNNEVKFYSICSFKTYKDFILEIIKPYLKYFKMIKKTNINYKLILSYFNQYRILTPIKTGPFGVKKLNFYLEKILSDQNLIKYKTNNIMYNYYEGCPIMIKKNDYNLKLFNGDLGIVLNDNENGLKAYFMSHKNHLRKIALNLLPEHETSFVMTIHKSQGSEFKKITLIIPPSIKEFSDKNLIYTAITRAKDKLNIFSDINVFIQGILKNTKRNSGLIDKLISKYKRLI
- a CDS encoding SDR family oxidoreductase, with translation MNIVNKKKILITGLSNKYSISFGIANCLYKYGAKLAFTYQNEKIKNKILKIAQDFNSDIVLPCDVSSDESIQNLFIQLKKKWKTFDGFIHSIAYAPTEELKDDYINTVTRKGFIISHSISSYSLVALAKFCRNMLNPYSSIVTLTYLGAERVVPNYNVMGPAKASLEANVKYMANYMGEKNIRVNGISSGPIKTLASSRIKNFRKMLSFYKNVTPLKIIINSEDIGNCATFLCSDLSKGITGEIIHVDGGFHITTMNLLE
- the prfB gene encoding peptide chain release factor 2 (programmed frameshift) codes for the protein MMDINILNKKIKSLFKKIILLKNYFDYENKKEQLKLINLELEKHCNWNKVSSLKKKFISLNHIIQPIQNFINDLNDIKELLNISIQNSDYNFLNEIYLELKKYKKKLKEIETKIFFPNKVDSLNCYLDLQSGSGGFDAQDWSHMLLKMYLRWGYLKGFKTDITHINAGDFCGLKSATIKILGKYAYGWFRTETGVHRLVRKSKFDYGNKRHTSFSSVFVYPEISDNIKIDINNSDLRIDVYRSSGSGGQHVNTTESAVRIIHIPTGIISQCQNERSQHKNKKYALKQLRSKLYKLELEKKQQIKKKIESNKSNITWGYQIRSYILDDSRIKDLRTGLETRDVQSILDGNLDFFIENNLRLGL
- the lysS gene encoding lysine--tRNA ligase, whose protein sequence is MLKKKNGQQILDKKNKNKKNQKISKNGIFLYPDNFYKEDLSSTLHSKYSYKTAQELVNLNVNVSFAGRIMSRRIMGKASFAHIQDYEGQIQIYVTQNNISDSLYNDHFKSWNIGDIIGVKGILFKTKRGELTINCYEVLLLSKVLKSFPDKFHGLVNKEIRYRKRYLDLISNSRTRKTFLTRSKIISCIRDFMIKKNFLEVETPMMQNIPGGALAKPFITHHNSLNMKMYLRISPELYLKRLIVGGFEKIFEINKNFRNEGLSSYHNPEFTMMELYMAYSNYKDLMILIKELFCDVTNKIFGSPIIKCGCQELDFSKSFFSMTMIESILKYIPNINSNDLKSLPRLKKIAQKLDIKIEKKWGIGKIQFEIFEKIVPKNLIQPTFITEYPIEVSPLARSNDLNSSITDRFELYINGCEIGNGFSELSDPIEQKNRFLNQIQNKDIKKSSVNFFDKDYITALKYGLPPTAGLGIGIDRVVMLLTNHDNIKDVILFPTFKKDT
- the cyoA gene encoding ubiquinol oxidase subunit II, with translation MKFFKLKKKIKIIELLTYLIILSNCKMVLMNPKGLISSEQKEIIIFSLFLLLLIIIPVILMTIIFSIKYNENNKKSIYKPDWDYSAKIEIICWVIPVIIISLLSFIAWKSTHKLDPYIELNNIKSKNNPITIQVISSDWKWIFIYPEYNIATINEISFPVDVPINFRITSASVMNSFFIPALGGQIYSMAGMQTKLHLMADTIGVYKGFSSSYSGHGFSNMKFKVIVCNNEDYYKWIKNVQHSSRKIDKMESFNKILKENNHNYYTMHFSYFSPNIYKDLILSFAHHHHKKDNQIKNNNH